A portion of the Cydia strobilella chromosome 5, ilCydStro3.1, whole genome shotgun sequence genome contains these proteins:
- the LOC134741761 gene encoding uncharacterized protein LOC134741761, whose protein sequence is MSTSCATCDEVITDGVKCPNCKGLFHFGCVGVREAVHRKWDAEKKKSWRCSNCNIALSSPSVIQEASLSTILHELRETRSDLKNEISEVKNDVRDVHDKLATFDQRLLNLESLKVEHDGLSKQVQEMTSTISELRCQISQKEQHDRINNIEISGIPFKKNENLNNLLHAICTKVGFTLLSGDVDTIHRVRRFKDSKPGPKQTTKNDGGADTSQHVPHTNIPNIIVRFTQRRRKNELMSAVRAWRGLTTADLDFDGPARTVYISEHLSPENKLLLRKVRAISKECGYKHVFVRECKILVIKKDDQKPVLISKESDLSKISR, encoded by the coding sequence ATGAGTACCAGTTGTGCAACGTGTGATGAAGTGATAACCGACGGTGTTAAGTGTCCAAATTGCAAAGGATTATTCCACTTTGGATGCGTCGGGGTTCGTGAGGCCGTTCACAGGAAATGGGACGCCGAAAAGAAAAAGTCATGGCGGTGCTCTAACTGTAATATCGCCCTTTCGTCCCCCTCAGTTATCCAGGAGGCATCTCTCAGCACCATACTTCACGAGCTACGAGAGACTCGGAGTGACCTCAAGAACGAAATATCGGAAGTGAAAAACGATGTGCGAGACGTCCATGATAAGTTGGCTACATTTGACCAGCGTTTACTAAACCTAGAATCGCTAAAAGTAGAACATGATGGTCTTAGTAAACAGGTACAAGAGATGACGTCTACTATTTCTGAGCTTCGTTGCCAAATTTCACAGAAGGAACAGCATGATCGAATCAATAATATCGAAATTTCCGGAATTCCGTTtaagaaaaatgaaaatttaaataatttactacACGCCATATGTACAAAAGTAGGTTTCACATTATTGTCCGGAGATGTTGATACCATCCATCGAGTACGTCGGTTCAAGGACTCCAAGCCTGGACccaaacaaacaacaaaaaatgacGGTGGCGCGGATACCTCGCAACATGTACCGCACACAAATATACCAAACATCATTGTTCGTTTTACACAGCGCAGGCGAAAAAACGAGCTGATGTCGGCTGTACGGGCCTGGCGGGGCCTCACTACAGCTGATCTGGACTTCGATGGGCCTGCCAGGACTGTGTACATCAGTGAGCATCTGTCGCCAGAGAACAAACTTCTACTTCGCAAAGTGAGAGCCATCAGCAAAGAATGCGGCTACAAACATGTTTTCGTGAGGGAATGCAAAATCctagttataaaaaaagatGACCAAAAGCCGGTTCTAATCTCCAAAGAAAGTGATCTTTCGAAAATATCCAGATGA